The Macaca fascicularis isolate 582-1 chromosome 14, T2T-MFA8v1.1 genome contains the following window.
TAAGGAAGTCCCGAAGATTTCGTTTTATCCTTTTTATCATAACCATTGCCATCTACTTCCCCCTTCAGTTTTTCTTCCTCAGATTTCGCTGTATTGCAGAATACGGTCCCCAACTTTCTCCCTTCCCGATTGCCCGTAAGACAAGCACACAGACCTTGGTTCAAAGGTTTTACTTCTCATCCTGAGAAGACTGTACAAACTAAGAAAGTAACAACCTGGGGAAATGGCTGAAGTTCCAAGACTCCAGACTTCTTACAGGTTTCATCTCTCTTCTGTGGCCACTAACTTCTCAAGGAGGCAGTGCCCAAAAGCCCTGTGGTTTTTTGATCCGTTGTACTTCGACAGCTTCTCCTTTCCCTAGATCCAGCAGAATTCTAGACATATAAGACATAGTTCACAAAACAACAGTTATGAACCAACAAATACTTGGTTCACGGTTATAAGCCATTGAAGTCAGTCAGACTTAAGGACAACTAGACAGAGCTCCCATTTTCTGTCATCTGGGCAGGAACCAATCTCCTTTTGTATCAAATGGCCTTCTGGTACATTCTGGAATCTTGCTTCCTCATCTATTTAGTGAGGCTAATACCGCTTACTTGTAGTTTTGTTGTAAACTAAGATAAAGCCTGACatattactcattttaaaattgtacacACAGACCCTGCTTTAACCAGATGCCTGCAAATACTCAGGTTTTCCTTCTACATATAGAAGACAACTTATCAGCTGCCAGGGCTGAAGCCAGCAGATATGGCTAAATGACAGAACAAAGGATTATGCCAATAAACTATGCAAAGCTTCCTTGCCCAGAATATAAATCAAACAGAGTAAAAAGCGAGTATATTGGCTCCAGGAAAAGGAGCAAGGACAGCCAGTTTTCAGGCGACCTCGAATTCTCTCCGTTTAGGATTCACCAACCCTAAGGTCCACTGGGTCCTTCAATCTGAGGGTCCATCCAGGGCCTTCCCTCCTGGGGTTGGAGATGGCTAGCTGCCTGATGGAGAGACCCCAGGCTGCTCAGCAGCAACGCCTGGCACAGCCGAGACAGCCTCGTAGTCTGCGATGCGGCGCTGTACCAGGGCAGGCATGAGCTGCACGTAAGCGGCCATGAGGCGGTGGTTGGAATGGATCAGCTTCCCAGCACAGCTGTGCAGACAGGCCTCCTAGAAGGAAGATAGGGTTTAAGCGGAGGACAAAGGTGTCCTGTCGGGCCCGCCTCCGTCCTTCCCCATGCACAGCCTAGGGGTGAGGGTCTGGGAAGGCCAGGACCAGAGGTAGGGGAAGTGGGGTGAGGAGGGAAGCAGTCTACCGCTAAACTCTGTTTGCAGCGTAACCTCCTTACACAGTTCCCCACCTCCTCAGCGTCCAGAGCTCGGTGGTGCAAGCTGGGCACACAACGCTGGAAGCAGAGTTCTGTCATCCGATTGTAGACCAACAGGAAGTCACGCAGCTGGGAGAAAACCGGGACCACGAACTCAGCGATATGTGCCCCACACTTCTACTCAAGGTCGCGCCGCCCAAAGTTTCCCAGGCCCGCGCACCATAACCCGAAGTTTCCAGCCCTCAGATCCCTGGCTCTATGGGGTTTCCGCGATGTGTGCAGGAATGCGAGCTGAACGTCTGGCCCCGAAACGACTTAGTTCTCACTCACGTTTCTcagttgctgttgctgctgctgctgctccatcACGCCACCGGCGCATGCTCTACGCCACTTCCTTTTCAGCTTCTCGGTGCCGCCCCGGAAGTAACCTCTCGCTGCTCTCGAGAACCAAGCTAGAGTATCGCCCTGCCCCGGCTTCGACGTCACTTCCGCCCTTATAATCTGCGACGTGGCCGGCTTCTTCTGCCCGGAGAGGACGTCACTTCCGCCGAGTCCCTGACCTGCTGCTAGGATCGCGACGGGAACTGGAGCCCGAGGTCCCCGCGCGGCCCGGGCCTGGCGCCCTGAGGGGAAGAGCGGCCCGGCCCGAGGTGAGAGGGACATGCTTGGGCGACGGGAAGTTGAACGCACAAACCTGTCCAGAGGGCAAGATGCCCCGAGCCCTGGGGAAGAATGAGGACACACCTGATGTCCAGGTGtatgggggtgggggcggggactCACATACCTGGGAGACTGACTGTGGAAGGGATCACCGATATCCTGGTAAAGACAGGCTTTTGCCAGAGACTGGGAACATACACCAACTGATCTAACTAAGGCCTGGTGGGGAGGGCCCAAGGAAGAGGAGTTGTATGAGAcggaggaggggagaccccctGAAGGAAGGGGGAAGAAACACTAAAGGAGTGAGAAAGGCCAAGCAATGGAGAACAAACCTGAATGGGGGGTGAAGACCTGAGCCCTGGAAAGGGTCCATCTCCTGCTCAGCATAAACACGCCTGCATGGAGATAAGTTCTAAGAGAGCTACTTTCCCTCTTCACTGTTGTATTTTCATTGTCACAAATAGTACCTGACACAGAGTAGGCACTCACTAAATGTCtgctgaatgactgaatgagtgTAGAATAATCACCAGAGGCCTGGTGAGGTTGGGGGCTTGTGAGAAGACACCGTGCTTTGGTGTGCCTGTGTACAAATGTGCATTTTGGAGGGGAGAAATACATATACCTGAAGAAAGGAATGATGACCAAACGCTGGGACACTCAAACCCTGGGACAGCCTTTAAAGAAATGACAGAGGAGGCTTCCTTCTTCTAGAGTGCTGGCCAGTGCCCAGAACTTCTGTGTTGGGCTTTGCAGGGtgctggggtggagagttttaCTCCAATACCTTTCCTAGCCATGACGGACGGGATCCTAGGGAAGGCAGCCACAATGGAGATCCCTATCCACGGGAACGGTGAAGCCAGGCAGCTTCCTGAAGATGATGGGCTGGAGCAGGTgcttctgtttgattcttctaaTTGTTTCAATTTAGGAATCCAATTTATAAATCCTGGGTTCTCACCCTCCATTCCAGTAGCCTTCCCCTGAACTTATCTGACTCCCTTAATTTTACATATCATTTTGATTCTGTGCAGACTTCCCTTGTGTAGTGTCTTTATGATGCTTGAATCCAAACTTGTTCCCACCTCCAAAATGCTTCTGCAGTCCCTATGTTCCTGAAGCAACCCCTCTTCTCTGGCCTATAGGACCTCCAGCAAGTGATGGTGTCAGGACCCAACCTCAATGAAACCAGCATTGTGTCTGGTGGCTATGGGGGCTCTGGTGATGGACTCATCCCCACAGGTATGAACAGAAACAGGAAGCTTGGGTGGAGGAGGGGACAGGAATGGTTTGGGGAAGCATAGGATATGTCTAGGAAAGCTTGAATAATGTCTGGAGATCTTAGGAACTTCTGCTTGTAGGAATCCCATGGACTCTCCTCAGCCCAAAAGCAACTCCCAGCATTGTCCATCCATTTCCCTTTTGCCACTTGGCCCCTGAAATGGCTCATTCGTCCTTTCCCTGCCACCACCTGAGTCAAGTTAAGACCTACTTCACAGGAATGCCCCCGCTCTACAGCTTGAGGCTGAGTTGGAACTTTGTGAGGCTTTTCAGAATTTTTAGATTCTAAAGTTTAGAGGAACAAACAGCCCTGAATCTCACACTAAGATTCCACATGGGAATGCAACCAGGTTTCTTGTTATCATGACCCACCATCCTTGACTCCTGCTGCCCCCAAACTCagtgtattttcttctgtttcctctgcCCCTATACACCAACAACTCCCTGCAAACCTCTCCTCTGGCCTCCAAGGAGGCCATATGTATATCAGGATTTGGTTATCACTGTGCAAGGTCCGAGTTCCTCCTAGTAAACAGGAGAATCCAGTTGTCTCTAGCATCTCCTTCAGGGAAGTCAATTTCATGTGCTGGGAGAGAAGCATGGGTGGGGCCACAGAGGTGTCTGGTGTATCTGAGAGAGGCTGGTGTCAGAGAACTTGATCCTTTAGGGTCTGGCCGCCATCCATCTCACAGCACCACTCCTGCTGGCCCTGGAGATGAGGTGGCTCGGGGCATTGCTGGAGAAAAGTTTGACATCGTCAAGAAATGGGGCATCAACACCTATAAGGTAGGATTTGAGCACCTCTCACTTCCCCAAAACTCGTTATGGGTacctttttcccctttcctcatGATCGTAATATCCCATCTGTGGCTGAGAGTAGGAGCCTGGGTGGCGTTGGGGTAGATACCTGTTGTGTCGGGAGGCTATTAGGGTCTCTGATCTATTGCCCCGTTTCCCAATCAGTGCACAAAGCAACTGTTATCAGAACGATTTGGTCGAGGCTCACGGACTGTGGACCTGGAGCTAGAGCTGCAGATTGAGTTGCTGCGTGAGACGAAGCGCAAGTATGAGAGTGTCCTGCAGCTGGGCCGGGCACTGACAGCCCACCTCTACAGCCTGCTGCAGACCCAGCATGCACTAGGTGATGCCTTTGCTGACCTCAGCCAGAAGTCCCCAGAGCTTCAGGTGCCTCACCCAGACCAAAGAGGGTGGGGGAACTGGGCATGGGCCCTCCCAGGCAGTCATTCgtcatcctccctccctcctgcagccCACAGGGAGAACCCCTTCAGGGTGGGCCCAGCCCTACCCCCAGCAGCACTCACCTGTGGAGGCAGCCTAAGGGTTTGTACAGAGGTCCAGAAgttggagggggtgggggagggggcacaCTAGGTGCTTCACAAATAACCCCTCTCTGCATTGGGGAGAATGCCTTCAGTGCTCAGCCTAATCAGAGCCCCTGCCCTGCTTGCCACACTAGCTCTTAGACTGTTCCAGTCTTGTGAACTTATCCAAGAATGCCCACCACCCACATTCCTACCCCAGGTATCCCCAGGGTGACCCCACTGACTTTTTAGCTAACAGAGCTTTGCTGGAGGCAGTCCTTGGTTCTTCCAGTTTTGCTGGCTGTTTCCTCCCCAGGGAGGAGGGGAATGAAGGGCTCTACAGCTCCAGTCAGGTAGGTAGTAGTATTCAAGGTCTGTTCCTCCCTTCTGCCCTCAGGAGGAGTTTGGCTACAATGCAGAAACACAGAAACTGCTATGCAAGAATGGGGAAACACTGCTAGGAGCTGTGAACTTCTTTGTCTCTAGCATCAACACACTGGTCACCAAGACCATGGAAGACACGCTCATGACTGTGAAACAGTATGAGGCTGCCAGGTGTGGGCACTGGCAGGGCTTAGGGTTTGGGGAGTTGGCTGGCATGGGTTGAAATTTGGGCATTAGGGACATAAGAattcaggaaggaaaggagagtaTGTCTTGAGGATAAACGGGTGGAGACCAGCCTTTATCACCCccttcccaggctggaatatgaTGCCTACCGAACAGACTTAGAGGAGCTGAGCCTAGGCCCCCGGGATGCAGGGACACGTGGTCGACTCGAGAGTGCCCAGGCCACTTTCCAGGCCCATCGGGACAAGTATGAGAAGCTGCGGGGAGATGTGGCCATCAAGCTCAAGTTCCTGGAAGAAAACAAGGTGCCTACCCCACCCCCTTGACCCTAGCCCACCTTTTCATCTGTGACACTAACCTTCCCCTCAGACCCTCCCCATTATTGAATGACAAAATGCAGCCTAGCTAGGGAGTAGAATGTTACCCCCTCAACCCCTGGGCCTTTCCAGATCACCCTCCCTCCAATTCCTGGCCCTTTCCCATTGGAGGATTTGGCTGCTGGTCCCAGGAACATAACTGGGAAAAATCTCCCCCTGAGCTGGGATACCAAAACCTTAGGCCCAACAAATCCAGTGAGGTCTCTTCCATCAGACTGACCCTTCTCTGACTCCCTGGGTAGAGTTCAGCCCCTAGCCCAAAAGCACCATCAGAGCAGAGTCCTTGTGCCCCCGGTCTGTGCCTGGGCTCAGGCTCATAGACCCTCAAAAAGGGCGCCTGAGTCCAGCCTTAGCTGACCCTGCTGGACCTCCAGATCAAGGTGATGCACAAGCAGCTGCTGCTCTTCCACAATGCCGTGTCCGCCTACTTTGCTGGGAACCAGAAACAGCTGGAGCAGACCCTGCAGCAGTTCAACATCAAGCTTCGGCCTCCAGGAGCTGAGAAACCCTCCTGGCTAGAGGAGCAGTGAGCTGCTCCCAGCCCACCTTGGCTATCAAGAAGGACATTGGGAAGGGCAGCCCCAGGGTGTAGGAGATTGGACATGGGACATCCCTTGTCACTTGCCCTCTGGCTTGGGCTCCTTTTTCTGGCTGGGGCCTGACACCAGTTTTGCCCACATTGCTATGGTGGGAAGAGGGCCTGGAGGCCCAGAAGCTGTTGCCCTGTCTATCTTCCTGGCCACAGGGCTTCATTCCCAGATCTTTTCCTTCCACTCCACAGCCAACGGCTATGACAAAACCACTCCCTGGCCAATGGCATCACTCTTCAGGCTGGGGTGTGCCCCCTGACCAATGGCAGAGCCTCAAAATGCCCTGTCAGCCAATGGCAGCTCTTCTCAGACTCCCCTGGGCCAATGATGTTGCGTCTAATACCCTTTGTCTCTCCTCTATGCGTGGCCATTGCAGAGAAGGGGACTGGGACCAAAGGGGTGGGGATAATGGGGAGCCCCATTGCTGGCCTTGCATCTGAATAGGCCTaccctcacccacccacccagttTAATTGTGCTTAGAGCCCAAGAAGATTGGGATCTAGCACTAGGAATAAACCTTTCATAAAAGCAGGCCCAGCGAGGTCAATTTGTGGGGGACTCTAGGAGGGTGGCCTGGGTGGAAACATGCTCAGTCTAATCATACACCAGAACCCTATCAAGAGCTGGGGCCAGGCAGCTGAAGTCACAGGTTTCAGAGATGGTTTGAAGGCCCAGTCGTCTCTCCCAGCCCCAGTTGGAGCCAAAGTTTTATTTGTCCTTTAGCCAGCACCAAGATAGCTATGGATCTTAAGAGCACCAGATCCAGAGGGGGTTGGGTTTGCTGACCATAATGCATTGATTCATACAGCAAATATTTACCGAGTGCTTTCATTTGCCAGGCACTGCGTTAGACCCTGGGGAGACATCAGTGAATAAAACACGGTCCCTGCCCAAGTGCCTAGGGCCTATTGGGGGAAAGAGACAAGTAACCAGGCAACTACAAAACAGTGATAAGCATTAGGATACAGAAGTACAGGGTGCTATGGGAGCACCAAGGAGGAGCATCTGGCATAGACTGGGGTGGAAATGAGGATGTCAGTTTGAAAGCTgagaccaggccgggcgcagtggctcacgcctgtaatcccaacacttcgggaggccgagacgggtggatcacgaggtcaggagatcgagaccatcctggctaatctctactaaaaatacaaaaattagctgggcatggtggtgggcgcctgtagttccagctacttgggaagctgaggcaggagaatggtgtgaacctgggaggtggaacttgcagtgagctgagattgtgccactgcactctagcctgggcaacagagcaggactctgtctcaaaaaaaaaaaaaaaaaaaaaaaagctgagacctgaagggtGAGTAGATGACAAACAGGCAGGGTAAAGGGAAGAGCATCCTAGGCAGAGAGGCCAGCATATAGTGAAGGCTCTGAATAGGAACTAGGAGGAACTGCTTGGAATGAAAAATGAAGAGGGAGTGGCTAGATGAAGACTGCAGGCTGGTTAAGGACTTTTGCCCTCTGGAGAAGGAGCTGAGAAGTATTTTGAGCAGAAATTTGACTGCATGGGAGAAGTATAGGGTTGAGAAAAGTAGTCCTCTAAGGCTTAAGATAGTGTCATATAGACTCCAGTTCCCTCATCTTGGGTAGTGTAGTAGCCCCCGCCCAAAGATAGTGTCATATAGACTCCAGTTCCCTCATTTTGGGTAGTCTAGTAGCCCCCGCCCAAAACTGCAAGCATGATCACCGTCTGGGGTTCCTTCACAAGCACTGGAGCATCCTGTGCTATGTGCTGAACTCAGGTGGATAAGAGGTTGAGCCAGTTCCCAAAGCTCCTGCTGCACTCAGGTGTTGAGCCTAAATCTGAACCTTGTGGAGAGGTCACAAGAAAGCTTCCTAACAGCACTTTGGTTTAGTCAGGGCTCAGGTGTCATCACCTGAATACCCTTTGGCCAAGGAAACGAGAATTTTTCAGGATTCTCCCCAACTTTGGAAGGTTGGAGGAAGGGGATGACCCACTCAGCAGATTCCCATAGTGCAGGGATCCTCACAGGCCTGAGTTTGCCCTTTGTCACGGATATTGCAGCTCCCAGGCAGTCTTCTGGGCTTTGGTCAGTCTGCAGTCATCTGACTAGAGCTTGATTTTTGGGGCAAAGAAGGTGGTCCTCATATGAATTGCCACTTCACGGGCCACTGGGGATTTTTCAACATGTAAGGTACTGAGTCTCCAAATGCTGGCTGTAGGGCCTAAAAACAGGACTCAACTCCAGGTTCTGCCCACTTTCTAGCTGAGTGATGAGGGCTAATGTCTGGGGAGCCAGATCCCTATTTTTTCCATTGTAAAATAAGGCCAATAAAAGATGCTACCTACTGACTAttgaataatatatgtaaagtggcTAGTtctgtgtctggcacataataaccACTCAGTCCCTGTAAACTGTTGT
Protein-coding sequences here:
- the TIMM10B gene encoding mitochondrial import inner membrane translocase subunit Tim10 B isoform X1 yields the protein MEQQQQQQQLRNLRDFLLVYNRMTELCFQRCVPSLHHRALDAEEEACLHSCAGKLIHSNHRLMAAYVQLMPALVQRRIADYEAVSAVPGVAAEQPGVSPSGS
- the TIMM10B gene encoding mitochondrial import inner membrane translocase subunit Tim10 B isoform X3; protein product: MLRDFLLVYNRMTELCFQRCVPSLHHRALDAEEEACLHSCAGKLIHSNHRLMAAYVQLMPALVQRRIADYEAVSAVPGVAAEQPGVSPSGS
- the TIMM10B gene encoding mitochondrial import inner membrane translocase subunit Tim10 B isoform X2, whose translation is MLRDFLLVYNRMTELCFQRCVPSLHHRALDAEEVGNCEACLHSCAGKLIHSNHRLMAAYVQLMPALVQRRIADYEAVSAVPGVAAEQPGVSPSGS
- the ARFIP2 gene encoding arfaptin-2 isoform X1, which gives rise to MTDGILGKAATMEIPIHGNGEARQLPEDDGLEQDLQQVMVSGPNLNETSIVSGGYGGSGDGLIPTGSGRHPSHSTTPAGPGDEVARGIAGEKFDIVKKWGINTYKCTKQLLSERFGRGSRTVDLELELQIELLRETKRKYESVLQLGRALTAHLYSLLQTQHALGDAFADLSQKSPELQEEFGYNAETQKLLCKNGETLLGAVNFFVSSINTLVTKTMEDTLMTVKQYEAARLEYDAYRTDLEELSLGPRDAGTRGRLESAQATFQAHRDKYEKLRGDVAIKLKFLEENKIKVMHKQLLLFHNAVSAYFAGNQKQLEQTLQQFNIKLRPPGAEKPSWLEEQ
- the ARFIP2 gene encoding arfaptin-2 isoform X2, with protein sequence MVSGPNLNETSIVSGGYGGSGDGLIPTGSGRHPSHSTTPAGPGDEVARGIAGEKFDIVKKWGINTYKCTKQLLSERFGRGSRTVDLELELQIELLRETKRKYESVLQLGRALTAHLYSLLQTQHALGDAFADLSQKSPELQEEFGYNAETQKLLCKNGETLLGAVNFFVSSINTLVTKTMEDTLMTVKQYEAARLEYDAYRTDLEELSLGPRDAGTRGRLESAQATFQAHRDKYEKLRGDVAIKLKFLEENKIKVMHKQLLLFHNAVSAYFAGNQKQLEQTLQQFNIKLRPPGAEKPSWLEEQ